A single genomic interval of Novosphingobium ginsenosidimutans harbors:
- the greA gene encoding transcription elongation factor GreA, which yields MASVEKLPMLAEGYEKLIAELKALREERPKIVDAIEEARAHGDLSENAEYHAAKERQGQVEMSIADLEDKVSRAQIIDPATLSGDKIIFGATVTLLDDDDNPVRYQIVGPYEADAKVGRISYNSPLGRALIGRRVEDEIEVTVPAGDRSYLVQKIEFV from the coding sequence ATGGCAAGTGTCGAAAAGCTGCCGATGCTGGCGGAAGGCTATGAAAAGCTGATCGCCGAGTTGAAGGCGCTGCGTGAGGAGCGGCCAAAGATCGTTGATGCGATCGAGGAGGCGCGCGCCCACGGTGACCTCTCCGAAAACGCGGAATACCATGCCGCCAAGGAGCGCCAGGGCCAGGTCGAAATGTCGATCGCCGACCTGGAGGACAAGGTCAGCCGCGCCCAGATCATCGATCCGGCGACGCTGTCGGGCGACAAGATCATTTTTGGTGCCACCGTCACGCTGCTCGATGACGATGACAATCCGGTGAGGTACCAGATTGTCGGCCCCTATGAGGCGGACGCCAAGGTCGGCCGGATCAGCTACAACTCGCCGCTCGGCCGCGCCCTGATCGGCCGCCGGGTTGAGGATGAGATCGAAGTGACCGTACCCGCAGGCGACCGGTCCTATCTGGTGCAGAAGATCGAGTTCGTCTGA
- the carB gene encoding carbamoyl-phosphate synthase large subunit: MPKRTDISSILVIGAGPIIIGQACEFDYSGTQAIKALKEEGYRVILVNSNPATIMTDPEFADATYIEPITPEIVARIIEKERPDAVLPTMGGQTALNTALALFNDGTLEKFGVKMIGADADAIDKAEDRMRFREAMTKIGLESARSGIAHNVEEAFAVLERTGLPAIIRPSFTLGGTGGGVAYNKAEFEHIVRTGLDASPTTEVLIEESLLGWKEYEMEVVRDRNDNCIIICSIENVDPMGVHTGDSITVAPALTLTDKEYQIMRNASIAVLREIGVETGGSNVQFAVNPKDGRLIVIEMNPRVSRSSALASKATGFPIARVAAKLAVGYTLDELTNEITGATPASIEPSIDYVVTKIPRFAFEKFKGAEPLLSTAMKSVGEVMAIGRNFKESMQKALRGLETGLDGFNRVMHLEGAGRDAIVAALSRQTPDRLLIVGQAFREGFTVEEVQAITHYDPWFLRHIHEIIAEETAIMENGLPNDAAGLRRLKAMGFSDKRLAILAVRGIHVAGGMGETSARRSGLLHDALRAMAGATSEEEVRELRQRLGVHPVFKRIDSCAAEFEAVTPYMYSTYEGPSFGAPECESAPSNAKKVVILGGGPNRIGQGIEFDYCCVHACFALEEAGYETIMVNCNPETVSTDYDTSDRLYFEPLTGEDVLEILRVEMSKGQLLGVIVQYGGQTPLKLAQTLEDNGVPILGTSPDAIDLAEDRERFAALVNKLGLKQPLNGIARSRDEAVAVANRIGYPVLMRPSYVLGGRAMEIVDSEAQLDDYIATAVQVSGDSPVLIDQYLRDAIECDVDALCDGDQVVVAGVMQHIEEAGIHSGDSACTLPPYSLSAEIVAEMERQADALAMALGVRGLMNVQFAVKDGTVYLIEVNPRASRTVPFVAKAIGQPVAKIAARVMAGEKLKDFPPFKRELDYMAVKEAVFPFARFPGVDPVLSPEMKSTGEVMGIDSNFATAFAKAQLGAGMVLPQGGVVFVSVKDTDKPVILPAIKQLIDLGFTIIATGGTQRYLAEAGLPVEAVNKVAEGRPHIVDRIIDGDVALIFNTTEGWQSLKDSQSIRASALTGKVPYFTTAAASVAAAEAIAALRGAKLEVRSLQDYYA, from the coding sequence ATGCCGAAGCGCACTGACATCTCCTCGATCCTCGTCATTGGCGCTGGCCCGATCATTATCGGCCAGGCCTGCGAGTTCGACTATTCCGGAACCCAGGCAATCAAGGCGCTGAAGGAAGAGGGGTACCGGGTGATTCTGGTCAACTCGAACCCGGCGACGATCATGACCGATCCGGAATTCGCCGACGCGACCTATATCGAGCCGATCACGCCCGAGATTGTCGCCCGGATCATCGAGAAGGAGCGGCCCGATGCCGTCCTGCCCACCATGGGCGGGCAGACCGCGCTGAACACCGCGCTGGCGCTGTTCAACGACGGCACGCTGGAGAAGTTCGGCGTCAAGATGATTGGCGCCGATGCCGATGCGATCGACAAGGCCGAGGACCGGATGCGGTTCCGTGAGGCGATGACCAAGATCGGGCTGGAATCGGCCCGCTCCGGCATTGCCCACAATGTCGAGGAAGCCTTTGCGGTGCTGGAGCGCACTGGCCTGCCGGCGATCATCCGCCCCAGCTTTACCCTGGGCGGCACCGGCGGCGGCGTGGCCTATAACAAGGCCGAGTTCGAACACATCGTCCGCACCGGCCTGGACGCCAGCCCGACCACCGAAGTCCTGATCGAGGAATCGCTGCTCGGCTGGAAAGAGTACGAGATGGAAGTCGTCCGGGACCGGAACGACAACTGCATCATCATCTGCTCGATCGAAAACGTCGATCCGATGGGCGTCCACACCGGGGATTCGATCACCGTCGCCCCGGCGCTGACGCTGACCGACAAGGAATACCAGATCATGCGCAACGCCAGCATCGCTGTGCTGCGCGAGATCGGGGTCGAAACCGGCGGTTCGAACGTCCAGTTTGCGGTCAATCCCAAGGATGGCCGCCTGATCGTGATCGAGATGAACCCGCGCGTCTCGCGCTCATCGGCGCTGGCCTCCAAGGCCACCGGCTTCCCGATTGCCCGCGTCGCCGCCAAGCTGGCGGTCGGCTATACGCTGGACGAGCTGACCAACGAAATCACCGGGGCCACCCCGGCGAGCATTGAGCCCTCCATCGACTACGTGGTCACCAAGATCCCGCGCTTCGCCTTTGAAAAGTTCAAGGGCGCCGAGCCGCTGCTCTCCACCGCGATGAAATCGGTGGGTGAGGTCATGGCGATTGGCCGCAACTTCAAGGAATCGATGCAAAAGGCGCTGCGCGGGCTGGAAACCGGGCTCGACGGCTTCAACCGCGTCATGCACCTCGAAGGCGCGGGCCGCGATGCCATCGTCGCCGCGCTATCCCGCCAGACGCCGGACCGGTTGCTGATCGTCGGCCAGGCCTTCCGCGAAGGCTTCACGGTCGAGGAAGTCCAGGCAATCACCCATTACGATCCCTGGTTCCTACGCCACATCCACGAAATCATCGCCGAAGAGACGGCGATCATGGAAAACGGCCTGCCCAACGATGCGGCTGGCCTGCGCCGGCTGAAGGCGATGGGCTTTTCCGACAAGCGATTGGCGATCCTGGCAGTGCGCGGGATCCATGTCGCGGGCGGCATGGGCGAAACCTCGGCCCGCCGCTCCGGCCTGCTTCACGACGCCCTGCGCGCCATGGCCGGGGCGACCAGCGAGGAAGAAGTGCGCGAGCTGCGCCAGCGGCTGGGCGTGCACCCCGTGTTCAAGCGGATCGACAGCTGCGCGGCCGAGTTCGAGGCGGTTACGCCCTACATGTACTCGACTTACGAAGGCCCCAGCTTTGGCGCGCCAGAGTGCGAATCCGCCCCGTCGAACGCCAAGAAGGTGGTTATCCTCGGCGGCGGTCCGAACCGGATCGGGCAGGGGATCGAGTTCGACTATTGCTGCGTCCACGCGTGCTTCGCGCTGGAGGAGGCGGGCTATGAAACGATCATGGTCAACTGCAACCCGGAAACGGTTTCGACCGACTATGATACCTCTGACCGGCTCTATTTCGAGCCGCTGACCGGCGAGGACGTGCTGGAAATCCTGCGCGTCGAGATGAGCAAGGGCCAGCTGCTGGGCGTGATAGTCCAGTACGGCGGCCAGACCCCGCTGAAGCTCGCCCAGACCCTCGAAGACAACGGCGTGCCGATCCTGGGCACCTCGCCCGACGCGATTGACCTCGCCGAAGACCGTGAGCGGTTTGCCGCGCTGGTCAATAAGCTGGGCCTCAAGCAGCCGCTCAACGGCATTGCCCGTAGCCGGGACGAGGCCGTCGCCGTCGCCAATCGCATCGGTTACCCGGTGCTGATGCGGCCGAGCTACGTGCTCGGCGGCCGGGCGATGGAAATCGTCGATTCCGAAGCCCAGCTCGATGACTATATCGCCACGGCCGTGCAGGTTTCGGGCGATAGCCCGGTTCTGATCGACCAGTATCTGCGCGATGCGATCGAATGCGATGTCGATGCCCTGTGCGATGGCGATCAGGTCGTTGTCGCGGGCGTCATGCAGCACATCGAGGAAGCCGGGATCCACTCGGGCGATAGCGCCTGCACCCTGCCGCCCTACAGCCTGTCGGCAGAGATCGTCGCCGAAATGGAGCGTCAGGCCGACGCCCTGGCCATGGCGCTGGGCGTACGCGGGCTGATGAACGTGCAATTCGCGGTGAAGGACGGCACGGTCTACCTGATTGAGGTCAACCCGCGCGCCAGCCGCACCGTGCCTTTCGTCGCCAAGGCCATTGGCCAGCCGGTTGCCAAGATCGCGGCGCGGGTCATGGCCGGTGAGAAGCTCAAGGACTTTCCGCCGTTCAAGCGCGAGCTCGATTACATGGCGGTCAAGGAAGCGGTCTTCCCGTTTGCGCGCTTCCCGGGGGTCGATCCGGTGCTCAGCCCGGAGATGAAGTCCACCGGCGAAGTCATGGGCATCGACAGCAATTTCGCCACAGCCTTCGCCAAGGCTCAGCTGGGCGCGGGCATGGTCCTGCCGCAGGGCGGGGTGGTGTTCGTCTCGGTCAAGGATACCGACAAGCCGGTGATCCTGCCGGCGATCAAACAGCTCATCGACCTGGGCTTCACCATCATCGCCACGGGCGGGACGCAGCGTTACCTTGCCGAAGCAGGCCTGCCGGTCGAAGCGGTCAACAAGGTGGCCGAAGGGCGGCCGCACATCGTCGACCGGATCATCGATGGCGATGTCGCGCTGATCTTCAATACCACCGAGGGCTGGCAGAGCCTGAAGGATTCGCAGTCGATCCGCGCTTCGGCGCTTACTGGCAAGGTGCCGTATTTCACGACGGCCGCGGCATCGGTGGCGGCGGCAGAGGCGATTGCAGCCTTGCGGGGGGCGAAACTTGAAGTTCGCAGCCTGCAAGACTATTATGCTTGA
- the eno gene encoding phosphopyruvate hydratase codes for MTAIIDIHAREILDSRGNPTVEVDVLLDDGSFGRAAVPSGASTGAHEAVELRDGDKGRYLGKGVLKAVKAVNTEISDALLGRDAEDQRDIDAVMIELDGTENKGRIGANAILGTSLAVAKAAANARGLPLYAYVGGVSAHVLPVPMMNIINGGEHADNPIDFQEFMIMPVGAPTLAEAVRWGAEVFHTLKKGLHEKGLATAVGDEGGFAPNLSSTRAALDFIMSSVEKAGFKAGTDIKLALDCAATEFFKNGKYEISGEGLSLSPVEMADYLAALCADYPIISIEDGMSEDDFEGWKAVTDKIGHQVQLVGDDLFVTNPKRLTMGIGKGLANSLLVKVNQIGSLSETLDAVSIAQRNGYTAVMSHRSGETEDATIADLAVATNCGQIKTGSLARSDRLAKYNQLIRIEEELGDAARYAGAAAFGRLA; via the coding sequence ATGACCGCGATCATCGACATCCACGCGCGCGAGATTCTCGATAGCCGCGGTAACCCCACGGTTGAAGTCGATGTGCTGCTGGATGACGGTTCGTTTGGCCGTGCCGCTGTGCCTTCAGGTGCCTCGACCGGCGCGCACGAGGCGGTGGAACTGCGCGATGGCGACAAGGGCCGCTACCTTGGCAAGGGCGTGCTCAAGGCCGTGAAGGCTGTGAACACCGAAATCAGCGACGCGCTGCTGGGCCGCGATGCCGAAGACCAGCGCGATATCGACGCGGTGATGATCGAGCTCGACGGGACCGAGAACAAGGGCCGGATCGGCGCCAACGCCATCCTCGGCACCTCGCTGGCCGTTGCCAAGGCCGCCGCCAATGCCCGCGGCCTGCCGCTCTATGCCTATGTCGGCGGGGTTTCGGCCCACGTCCTGCCGGTGCCGATGATGAACATCATCAACGGCGGGGAACATGCCGACAACCCGATCGACTTCCAGGAATTCATGATCATGCCGGTCGGCGCGCCGACCCTGGCTGAGGCGGTCCGATGGGGCGCGGAAGTGTTCCATACCCTCAAGAAGGGCCTCCATGAAAAGGGCCTCGCCACCGCCGTGGGAGATGAAGGCGGCTTTGCCCCGAACCTCTCCAGCACCCGCGCCGCGCTCGACTTCATCATGTCTTCGGTCGAAAAAGCCGGATTCAAGGCCGGGACCGACATCAAGCTGGCGCTCGACTGCGCCGCGACCGAGTTCTTCAAGAACGGCAAGTACGAGATCAGCGGTGAAGGCCTCTCGCTCAGCCCGGTCGAGATGGCCGATTACCTTGCCGCGCTTTGCGCCGATTACCCGATCATCTCGATCGAAGACGGCATGAGCGAGGACGATTTCGAAGGCTGGAAGGCCGTGACCGACAAGATTGGTCACCAGGTCCAGCTGGTCGGCGATGACCTGTTCGTGACCAACCCCAAGCGCCTGACCATGGGCATCGGCAAGGGCCTGGCCAATTCGCTGCTGGTCAAGGTCAACCAGATCGGCTCGCTATCGGAAACGCTCGACGCGGTCAGCATTGCCCAGCGCAATGGCTACACCGCCGTCATGTCGCACCGTTCGGGCGAAACCGAGGACGCGACCATTGCCGACCTGGCGGTCGCCACCAACTGCGGCCAGATCAAGACCGGTTCGCTCGCCCGCTCTGACCGGCTTGCCAAGTACAACCAGCTTATCCGTATCGAGGAAGAGCTGGGCGATGCCGCCCGCTACGCTGGTGCGGCTGCGTTCGGACGTCTCGCCTAG
- a CDS encoding phage holin family protein has product MEQPDPSLVKEASADAAERSLVDDVRELVADGRTLLEAELAYQKSRAALAGRTAKSMAGWIALALSLVFFALMALVMGMLLALAPLIGGLGATLVVVAVLLAAAAFSGWVAAKRWNAMSRRLSEDDAA; this is encoded by the coding sequence ATGGAACAGCCCGATCCCTCATTGGTGAAAGAAGCCTCGGCTGATGCCGCTGAGCGTTCGCTGGTCGACGACGTGCGTGAGCTCGTCGCCGACGGGCGGACGCTGCTTGAGGCTGAACTGGCCTACCAGAAGTCCCGCGCGGCTCTGGCTGGCCGCACCGCCAAGAGCATGGCGGGCTGGATCGCTCTGGCGCTCAGCCTGGTGTTCTTCGCATTGATGGCGCTGGTTATGGGAATGTTGCTTGCCCTGGCCCCGCTGATCGGGGGACTCGGGGCCACCCTCGTGGTGGTGGCAGTCCTGCTGGCCGCTGCTGCGTTCAGCGGCTGGGTTGCGGCGAAGCGCTGGAACGCGATGTCGCGGCGGCTGAGCGAGGATGACGCGGCATGA
- a CDS encoding phosphotransferase family protein, which yields MTAIPSHPDSITPAWLTERLRAAGLLERGSVTAIRWEPIGTGQVGDSVRLHVSYDQPGAGPATLAGKFPAADPTSRGTAAMFGLYAKEVGFYRELQQHLGVRVPRTIAAEIAPDGVDFILLFEDLGPARGGNQIAGCTAEDARVGVIQAAALHAPSWGHAEILATEWLQPKPEVITQIGALYPNAQAIFRERYADSLEPEFMALCEELAEVNAERMGRQDPPQCLIHGDFRLDNMLFDIKGGAEPIAVLDWQTVALGNAMTDIGYFLGTGIGDELRRVHENELLDLYCAEMTARGVPLTRDAIWDDYVIGALHGVSTAVFSAAYVERTERGDANFLSMARGGCALALQHGSIAKLKG from the coding sequence GTGACAGCGATACCGTCGCACCCAGATTCGATTACGCCTGCCTGGCTGACCGAGCGCCTGCGCGCTGCTGGGCTGCTTGAGCGTGGTTCCGTCACCGCTATTCGCTGGGAGCCGATTGGCACTGGCCAGGTGGGTGACAGCGTCCGCCTCCATGTCAGCTATGACCAGCCCGGAGCCGGTCCGGCGACGCTGGCGGGCAAGTTCCCGGCGGCCGATCCCACCAGTCGCGGCACGGCGGCAATGTTCGGGCTCTATGCCAAGGAAGTCGGCTTCTACCGAGAGCTCCAGCAGCACCTGGGGGTGCGCGTGCCGCGGACGATTGCGGCCGAGATTGCCCCCGATGGGGTCGATTTCATCCTGTTGTTCGAAGATCTGGGACCGGCGCGGGGCGGCAACCAGATCGCCGGTTGCACGGCGGAAGATGCCCGGGTCGGAGTGATCCAGGCAGCAGCCCTTCATGCCCCCAGCTGGGGCCATGCCGAGATCCTGGCGACCGAATGGCTGCAGCCCAAGCCCGAGGTCATCACCCAGATCGGCGCGCTCTACCCCAACGCTCAGGCGATCTTCCGCGAACGCTATGCCGACAGCCTTGAGCCGGAGTTCATGGCGCTCTGCGAGGAACTGGCGGAGGTCAACGCCGAGCGCATGGGGCGGCAGGATCCGCCGCAGTGCCTGATCCACGGCGATTTCCGGCTCGACAACATGCTGTTCGACATCAAGGGCGGCGCCGAGCCGATTGCCGTGCTCGATTGGCAGACGGTCGCGCTGGGCAATGCCATGACCGACATCGGCTATTTCCTTGGCACAGGGATCGGCGACGAACTGCGGCGGGTGCACGAAAACGAACTGCTCGATCTTTACTGCGCCGAGATGACCGCGCGCGGCGTGCCGCTGACCCGTGACGCGATCTGGGACGATTACGTGATTGGCGCGCTGCACGGCGTCTCCACCGCCGTGTTCAGCGCCGCCTACGTCGAGCGGACCGAGCGCGGCGATGCCAATTTCCTCTCGATGGCCCGCGGCGGCTGCGCTCTGGCGCTGCAGCACGGCAGCATCGCCAAGCTGAAAGGCTGA
- a CDS encoding DUF4170 domain-containing protein, which translates to MSSQKLHLVMGGRVSDPQTLEFTDLAALDLVGVYGTYAEAEEAWRDKAQRTVDDAEMKYVVVHLHRLLEPEQLKRPE; encoded by the coding sequence ATGAGCAGCCAGAAACTTCACCTTGTGATGGGCGGTCGCGTCAGCGATCCGCAAACGCTTGAATTTACCGATCTTGCCGCGCTCGACCTGGTCGGCGTCTACGGCACTTACGCCGAGGCTGAGGAAGCCTGGCGCGACAAAGCGCAGCGCACGGTCGACGACGCTGAAATGAAGTATGTCGTGGTGCACCTGCACCGCCTGCTTGAGCCGGAACAGCTCAAGCGGCCGGAATGA